ATGGTATCGTCTTCGAGGTTTTGGTTGAGTTTACGCAGGTAAACATCGGATTGATCGTTTTGAAGGATATAATAGAAAAATAGCAGTTTATTATTATATGTCACTTCTAAAACTTTTCCATGGGTGTTTGTTCCTAAGTCCAACGAATTGGTAATATTCCCAACGGTGTCAATTTGAACGGCAAGTGTAACCATGTCGTTTTGTTCATTGCCATACGCACAAATGGCTGCAAGAGTTGAATCATTAATAAATTGAGCATAAGTCAATCCGCCTTGAATATATCCGTCTACAATATTATAAATATTGATAACATTACCAGACAAACTCATTTTAATTAATGCAGGGGAGGAAAAATTAGTCTCAAAATAATAATGGCTTACAGACGAATAGTAATAATTAGAATCAGGATTTAGAAAAGTGGTCCAGGCATCGCCGCCGGTTGAGGGATCTTCTGGATTTATAACTGTTTCCCATTGAAAATTTCCAAGTGAATCAGTCTTGATATAATATTGTTTTGGGTGTAGATGATGTGAAACATCGTAATAGTCGCATACTCCGGTTATCAAGTAACCTTTATCTGGAGTTCTTAATAATGCTCTTGAATCTTCGCTGATTAAAT
The window above is part of the Bacteroidales bacterium genome. Proteins encoded here:
- a CDS encoding T9SS type A sorting domain-containing protein, which codes for CGEKEWCLDFSTPGHFDYAHSIVATNDGGCAVILRYTGITPPQTDRICLAKIDAEGILLWKKCYNSTDPNLISEDSRALLRTPDKGYLITGVCDYYDVSHHLHPKQYYIKTDSLGNFQWETVINPEDPSTGGDAWTTFLNPDSNYYYSSVSHYYFETNFSSPALIKMSLSGNVINIYNIVDGYIQGGLTYAQFINDSTLAAICAYGNEQNDMVTLAVQIDTVGNITNSLDLGTNTHGKVLEVTYNNKLLFFYYILQNDQSDVYLRKLNQNLEDDTIYTMPFTYDSLCPYQILSDTIVQDDCGLIVGIEEEEEEEHGGMEAWEHGGLIIWPNPAREQIHVRFYMDDGRFYKDLGLEIYDIFGRKAIEINVPDGQNELQLNVEDYPPGIYLMMLKDGRTVQVSAKFIVTR